The genome window TCTGCTCGCGCTCGTCGTGGCCACCGCCGAGGCCCGCGCCGCGGTGCCGGCCGACCGCGTCGATCTCGTCGATGAAGATGATCGCGGGGGCGTTCGCCTTGGCCTGCTCGAACAGGTCACGGACCCGGGACGCGCCGACGCCGACGAACATCTCCACGAAGTCGGAGCCGGAGATCGAGTAGAACGGCACCCCGGCCTCACCGGCCACCGCCCGGGCCAGCAGCGTCTTACCGGTTCCCGGCGGGCCGTACAGCAGGACGCCCTTGGGGATCTTGGCGCCGATCGCCTGGAACTTCGCCGGGTTCTGCAGGAACTCCTTGATCTCCTGGAGCTCCTCGATGGCCTCATCGACGCCCGCCACGTCGGCGAAGGTCGTCTTGGGGGTGTCCTTGGTGATCAGCTTGGCCCGCGACTTGCCGAAGTTCATCACCCGGGAGCCACCGCCCTGCATCTGGTTCATGATGAACAGGAAGATCAGGACGATGATGATGATCGGCAAGAAGCTGACCAGCAGGCTGACGAGGAAGTTCTCCTTGGGCACCTCGACCGTCCAGCCCTTGGCGGGCTTGGCCTCGGCCAGTGCCTGCGTGAGCTGGACCCCCTGACCTTCGACCCAGGAAGCCTGGATGCGGTCCGTGGTCTTCCCCGCGACCTGGATCGGCCGGACCAGCGTGAGCTCGATCCGCTGATCCTTGTCGATCACAGTGGCGTTCTTGACATTGCCCTGCTGAATCTGCTGGACGACCGTGGAGGTGTCGGCCTTGGTGTAGTTGCCCTCCCCGTTGAACATGGTGGAGACCAACAGGAGGAGCAAAACCACGCCCAGGATCCACAGCAGTGGGCCACGTGTAAGTCGCTTGAGATCCATCCGTTGCGGAACCCCGACGGGCCCGTCCCTTTCCTGACCTAGGCCTGTCCCGGAAACCCGGGTCGCGGCATCCTTTACCGCTTCTTCAGAACTACCCAGGGGCGCCGGTCCGGTACCCCTGGGCTATCTGAAGGTACACCCGGCCGCCGTTTCGGGTAAGCGTCCCGAACGGCGCCGCTGCCATTCCAACGTACGTCAGGCTCGGCCGTGTTCCCCCGCCGGGTACGGGAATCCACCCTCCCGGAGGCGATTCGCTCAGGGCTTACTCGCCCTGGTGCTCGTACACGTGCGGGGCGAGGGTCCCGATGAAGGGCAGGTTGCGGTAGCGCTCCGCGTAGTCCAGCCCGTACCCGATGACGAACTCGTTCGGGATGTCGAACCCGACGTACCGCACGTCGATCGGCACCTTCACCGCGTCGGGCTTGCGGAGCAGGGTGCAGATCTCCACCGAGGCCGGGCCGCGGGACTTCAGGTTGTTCACCAGCCAGGAGAGGGTGAGCCCGGAGTCGATGATGTCCTCGACGATGAGGACGTGGCGGCCCGCGATGTCGGTGTCGAGATCCTTGAGCACCCGGACCACCCCGGACGACTTGGTGCCCGTGCCGTACGACGACACGGCCATCCAGTCCATCTGCACGGGGAGGTGCATCGCCCGGGCCAGGTCCGCCATGATCATGACCGCACCCTTGAGCACGCCGACGATGAGCAGATCCTTACCGACGTAGTCGGCGTCGATCCGGGCGGCGAGTTCTCTTACCTTGGCCTGGAGCTCTTCTTCCGAGATGAGGACCTTCGCGAGGTCCTTGCCCATGTCGGCAGCGTCCACCTGGGTTGTTCCTTACGCGAGGTTATCGACGAAGTACAGGGTGCCATAGCGCCGGACGACCCGTTTCTTCCCGGGCAGCACGACGCCCTTCTGGCCGTGCCACCCGGTGACGAGCCGCTCGGCCTCCTCGATGTGCACCGCCCCCAGCGCGGAGGCCGGTACCCCGGCGGCGAGGGCCGCCCGGTGGATCACCCGCCGCCGCACGGCGGCCGGCACGCTCTCGAGCACGTCCACGGCGAGCTCGCCCTCGGGGCCGCGCGCCTTGGCGTACACGGCGTCCGCCCACTCGTCGAGCGCGTCCGCGTCGTCCCGGCAGAGCCGGGCGGTGCGCGCGAGGGCCTCGACGACCCCCGGGCCGAGCGCCTCCTCCAGGACCGGGATGACCCGCTTCCGCACCCGCACCCGGGCGTACGCCGGGTCGCTGTTGTGCGGGTCCTCCCAGGGCCGCAGGCCGAGCGCCGCGCACGCCTCCCTGGTCCGGGCCCGGCTGAGCCCGAGGAACGGCCGGCGGTAGATGCCGGACACCGGCGCCATGCCGGCGAGCGACCGGGACCCGCTCCCCCGCGCGAGCCGCAGCAGCACGGTCTCCGCCTGATCGTCGCGGGTGTGCCCGAGCAGCACGGCCACGGCGCCCAGCCGCCGGGCGGCGGCGGAGAGCGCCGCGTACCTGGCGTCCCGGGCCGCGGCCTCCGGGCCGCCCGCCCGGCCGACCACGACGGTGAGCACCTCGGCGGGTTCGAGGCCGAGCTCCGGGGCGAGGGCGGCGACCTCCCGGGCCCGCTGATCCGACCCCTCCTGGAGGCCGTGGTCCACGGTGAGCAGCCCGGCGCGCAGGCCGAGCCGGGGCGCGCAGAACCCGAGCGCCGCCGCGAGCGCGAGCGAGTCCGCGCCGCCGCTGCACGCGGCGAGCACGAGAGACCCCGGGCGCAGGCCGGCCAGCGACAGCCGTACGGCACGGCGGACGTCGGCGACGGCGGGATGCGGGCCCATGCCACCATTCTCCCGCCTCGCCCGGGGAGCGACCCCGCCCGGCCCGCGGCGGCCGAACGGCCGTTCGGATCAAAAGGCGCGGGCGGCGGGGCACGCGCGGGACGTTCCGGGCCGGCCGAGCAGGGAGCGGCGCGTGCCCGATCGTCAGGCGGAGGGCGGTCAGGAAAGCGGAGGGCGGCCGGGCAGGCGCAGGGCGGTCAGGACGACGGGCCGCTGCGGGCCATGGGGACGCGTCGCCGGTCAGGAGGCGGAGCCGCCGCCGAGCACCCGCTCCATCCACGCCCGGGGGTTGGCGATCTCCTCGCGGTTCGGCAGGGTCTCCGGCGACGTCCACACCCGGTTGAACGCGTCCATCCCGGCCTCCTCCACGACCGTGCGGACGAACCGGGAGCCCTCGGCGTACTGCTTCATCTTCAGCTCGATGCCGAGCAGCCGCCGGATGAGCTGGTCCATCCAGGAGCCGCCCTCCCGGCGCCGCTGGAACTTCGCGCGGATCTCGGCGACCGACGGGATCACGGACGGCCCGACCGCGTCCATGACGTAGTCACCGTGCCCCTCCACCAGGGTCATCACCGCGGTGACCCGGTCGAGCACGGCCTTCTGCTCCGGGGTCTGGATCGCCTCGAGCAGGTTCACGTCGCCGCCCCGGAACGCTCCGGCGACCGCGTCCGAGGCGGCGCGCAGGCGCTCGAGCAGCGTGGTGAGGGACATCTCCGAGGCGAGGAGGAACTCGGTGACCTGGCTCCGGACGTACTCCCGCAACCAGGGCACCCCGGTGAACTGCACCCGGTGGGTCTCCTCGTGCAGGCAGACCCAGAGGCGGAAGTCGCGGGGGTTCACGCCGAGCTCGCGCTCCGCGTGCACGATGTTCGGCGCGACCAGGGTGAGGCGGCCGACCGGGGTGGCCCCGCTGGGATCGGGCGGGAGGAACAGCTCGTACTGCCCCAGCACCCGGGAGGCGAGGAACGCGAGCACGGCGCCGACCTCGATGCCGGTGATCCGGGATCCGACCGTGCTGATGATCGCGGGCATGGTCGTCGACATGCGCTGGGTGAGCGGCTCGAGCACCGTCCGGAAGCCGTCCACGTTGGCGCGGATCCAGCCCGGGCGGTCGACGATCGTCGCCGGCTCGGGCGGAGCGGAGTCGATCCGGGTGAAGTCGCGGACGTGCTCCTCGGCGTCCCGGGAGAGCCGTCTGAGCTCGGCGACCGCCTGCCGGGCCTCCTCCCGGCTCACCTGCGGCCCGGGGCGCACGAGGCGGACTCCGGTCGCGACAGCCAGATCCCAGTCGATCACCTGCATACCAACCACCGTATGTCGTTCGGTCGGTCGCCGCGTGCCGGAGTCACGGCGGAGGCGTCAGCTCTGCGAGACGATCGTGGCCATCTCGTCGAGCGCGGCGATCGCGCGTTCCGGGTCCGCCACCTGGTCGGCCATGAACGCGAACGTGAGCACCCTCCCGCTGGAGGTGGACGTGATGCCGGCGAGCGTGTTCACGCCGTTAAGCGTGCCCGTCTTGGCCCGGACCAATCCGGCGCCGGGCGCCGACCGGGGCCGGTGGTAGCGGTCGTGGAGCGTGCCGGTGAACCCGGCGACGGGGAGCCCGCTGATGAGCGAGTGCAGGGAGCCGTCGCCCTGGTTGACGGCGATCGCCAGCAGGCGGGCGAGCGCGGCCGGGGTGATGCGGTTCCGCCGGGACAGGCCGCTGCCGTCGCTGAGCTCGATGCCCTGCTCCGCCTTGAGCCGGGTGAGCACGGCGCGGATCGCCTTCGCCGCCCCGGTGAACGTGGGCGGCTGCCCCTCCTTTATCGCGACGTGCCGGGCGAGCGCCTCGGCGAGGACGTTGTCGCTGAGGGTGAGCATCCGCTCGACGAGCGCGTAGACCGGCGGGGACTCCACCCGGGCTATCTCCGCCATGCCGCCGGCCGCCCGCCCGGGCCGGATGTTCTCGGCCACCTTGATCCCCTGCTTCTCCAGCAGGCCGGCGAAGGCGGTGGCGGTCGCCCGCGGCGGGTCGGGGAGCAGCGAGCCGTCCTCGGCCCGGCCCTCGTCCATGGTGAGCCCGGAGATCAGGGCCACGCTCCCCTCGGTGAAGTAGTTCGGCAGCCACCCCGGTGCGGTCGCCGGCCCGCTGAACACCGAGGCGTCGTACGACAGGGTGACCGAGCGGATGTTCGCCGCCTTGAGGGCGGCGGCGGTGCGGGCGGCGAGCTGGGCGAGCGTGGCCGGCTTGGGGTAGGCGTCCCCGGTCCGGCGGCCCGCGCCGGGCCCGGCGAGGGTGGGGTCGCCACCCCCGACCAGCACGATCGCGTTCTTGGCCGGGTCCCGGACGACCTTGGTGACGAGCCGTGCGTCGGGGCCGACCGTGGCGAGCACGGCGGCCGCGGTGACCACCTTGGTGGTCGAGGCCGGGGTCATCGGCTTGCCCGACCGGCCGTCGAAGAGCACGGCGCCGGTCCGCGCGTCCATCACGATCCCCGCCACGCTCGGGCCCAGTCCAGGGGTACCCATAACGCTGGTCAATTTCGCGGCCAAAGTACCCTTGGCTGGGAGATGAGCCTTGTCGTCCGCCGCGGCCAGCACCGGGCCCGCGGTGACGAGGGGGGTCGGTCTCGGCGACGCGATCGGGGCGGGCGCCCTGCCGCCGTCACGGCCGAGCACATAACTCGCCGCGACGACGGCATGGATCTGCAGCAGGGCGAGGGTGGCGATCACCAACCATCGCTCTCGTCGCACCGTGACCTCGTTTCGCGCCAGCCGGAACACGTTTGTGTGACATTACGCCAACCCGGGAGACCCGGGGGTCGAGCGGAGGATGCCAGTGCAGCCAGTGGAGTTCGACGTCGTCGTTGAGATTCCAAAGGGGCAGCGGAACAAGTACGAAATCGACCACAAGACCGGCCGGATCCGACTTGACCGTCTCCTCTTCACGTCGACCCAGTACCCCGCCGACTACGGGTTCATCGAGGACACCCTGGGCGAGGATGGCGATCCGCTCGACGCGCTGGTGCTGCTCCAGGAGCCGACCTTCCCCGGCTGCCTCATCAGATGCCGGGCGGTGGGCATGTTCCGGATGACGGACGAGAAGGGCCGCGACGACAAGGTGCTCTGCGTGCCCGCCACGGACCCGCGGATGGAGCACATCCGCGACATCCACCACGTGCCCGAGTTCGAGCGGCTGGAGATCCAGCACTTCTTCGAGGTCTACAAGGACCTGGAACCGGGCAAGTCCGTGGAGGGCGCGAACTGGGTCGGCCGGGCCGAGGCGGAAGCGGAGATCGCCGCGTCGTTCAGGCGGTTCCAGGAGCAGCGGCAGGGGGCTTGAGCCGGCCGCTCGCGCGATCGCCGGAGCCGGCTCGGATCACGGTGACCGCCTGGCGCGACGTGCCCGTTCCGCCGGGTCGGACGGGATGAGAGCACCGGAGCGGCCCGGGTGGGATGACGGCTGGTCACGGGATGCCGCAAGGGGTCAGCGCTTCTTGCGCGGCACATCTTTCCAGCTGCCGGGGCGCGTCGCGCCGACCAGGTCGGGACGCCAGATCGATGAGATGCGCACCACGTCCCCCGTCCGGGGGGCGTGGACCATCATGCCCCGGCCGATGTAGATGCCGACGTGGTGGATGGATCGGGGATCGCGGGCGTTCTTTCCGAAGAACACCAGGTCGCCCACGCGGAGTTTGTTCAGCGGGACCCGCTGTCCCGAGGTCCATTGCGAGCCCGTCCAGTGGTCGAGGGAGACGCCCGCTCGCTGCCAGGCCCGCATCGTGAGCCCGGAGCAGTCGAAGCCGGAGGGGCCGGCGCCTGCCCAGACGTAGGGCTTGCCGAGCTGCTTGAGCGCCCATTGGGCGGCGATACCGCCCCGGCCGGATCCCAGCCGGGCGGCCCAGGAGGGGATGCTGAGGCCGTTCCGGCGAACCGTCCGCCGGTTCTTGATCTGCTGCCGGGCGCGTTTGAGCCGGTCCACCCGGGAGCGAGCCGCCTCGAGGCGCTTGGCGAGCTCGGCTTCCCGGCGTTTCAGCCGCTCCAGCTCCTGGATCTGCTTGTCGACGGCCCGTTGCGCGGCCTCCTTGGCGCTCCGTGCCCGTTCCGCGGCCTCGAGCTGCTCGTGGTAGGCCTGCGCCGCGACGGAGTGGAGGATCTGATAGACCCGTCGGGCGTCGAGGAGCCTGCGCAGGGTGGCCTCCTGCTCGCCTCCGATGTGGGCGAGCACGCTCGCCCGTTCGAGGAAGCCGTTGGCGTCTCCCCGGGCCGCGAACAGTGCGGCGAGCTGCGGAGTGAGGGTGAGCCGGCCGCCGCCCTCGGTGGCCTTCGCCACCACGGCCTCCCGGATCGCGTTGTACTGCGCCTCGGCGTGGCGCAGCCGGGCCGCCGCCTGTTCGTACTTCTCCTGGGCCTCCTTGAGCCGGACCCGTTCCCCGTTATAGGCCTCGATGAGCCGTTCCGCCTCGGCGGCGGACTCGCGTTGTCGTTCTCGCGCCGCGGCGATCTCTGCTTTCAGGTTATCGAGCTGATCCGCCCGTTTCTTGACCTGCTGCCGGGCTTTAGCGATTTCCTTGGCCGACGGTCTGGTGTCCGCCACTACCGGACCACAGAGCGTGAGAATGAGACCGGACCCCAGTCCCGCGATCAACCCCGTGGTTCTGAGGAGTGGCATTTTTTCTCCCCCCTTCCGTGCGTGCCACTCCCCACAGTTCCCCTTGATTACTCTGCGTACACATCGAAGTAGCGGACTGTGATCGGCAAATTCGGCCAATTCCGCCCATTAGGGAATGCGAATTGACCGCGGTAGGGGTATTCCTGTGCGGTACGCAAACGATTCCGGGGGCTTGGCGGCCTCATCTGCGGTGCGGGAACCGCGGCCCGCCGTCCGCCGGCGTGCCCGGATCACCCCCTCTCATCCGCGGTGCGGGAGCCGGCACCGGCTCCGTGTGCGGCCGCGTCCACCTGTGGACATCGGACCGGGCCTCGGGCCGGTGCTCCCGCTGCCGGGACCGCGGCTCCGGGGCCGCATACCGGTGCGCCCGATCCCGGAATCGCGGGTTCCCCGATCCCGGGTGCCGCGGGCGATGGTGCGTGCAGCAGGGGCGGTACCGCGCCCGGTGGTACTTACGGGGAACCGGGGTCTGCCCGTGGTACGGCCCGCGATGGTCCGGCGTGGGGCTCCCGTGGCCGTGGTCGTGATCACGTGAGGGCCTGGGGCGGTGCCAGCGCGGCGGCCGCCACGGACGGCCCGGGGTGACGGTGAAGT of Thermobispora bispora DSM 43833 contains these proteins:
- the hpt gene encoding hypoxanthine phosphoribosyltransferase; its protein translation is MDAADMGKDLAKVLISEEELQAKVRELAARIDADYVGKDLLIVGVLKGAVMIMADLARAMHLPVQMDWMAVSSYGTGTKSSGVVRVLKDLDTDIAGRHVLIVEDIIDSGLTLSWLVNNLKSRGPASVEICTLLRKPDAVKVPIDVRYVGFDIPNEFVIGYGLDYAERYRNLPFIGTLAPHVYEHQGE
- the tilS gene encoding tRNA lysidine(34) synthetase TilS; the encoded protein is MGPHPAVADVRRAVRLSLAGLRPGSLVLAACSGGADSLALAAALGFCAPRLGLRAGLLTVDHGLQEGSDQRAREVAALAPELGLEPAEVLTVVVGRAGGPEAAARDARYAALSAAARRLGAVAVLLGHTRDDQAETVLLRLARGSGSRSLAGMAPVSGIYRRPFLGLSRARTREACAALGLRPWEDPHNSDPAYARVRVRKRVIPVLEEALGPGVVEALARTARLCRDDADALDEWADAVYAKARGPEGELAVDVLESVPAAVRRRVIHRAALAAGVPASALGAVHIEEAERLVTGWHGQKGVVLPGKKRVVRRYGTLYFVDNLA
- a CDS encoding zinc-dependent metalloprotease; this encodes MQVIDWDLAVATGVRLVRPGPQVSREEARQAVAELRRLSRDAEEHVRDFTRIDSAPPEPATIVDRPGWIRANVDGFRTVLEPLTQRMSTTMPAIISTVGSRITGIEVGAVLAFLASRVLGQYELFLPPDPSGATPVGRLTLVAPNIVHAERELGVNPRDFRLWVCLHEETHRVQFTGVPWLREYVRSQVTEFLLASEMSLTTLLERLRAASDAVAGAFRGGDVNLLEAIQTPEQKAVLDRVTAVMTLVEGHGDYVMDAVGPSVIPSVAEIRAKFQRRREGGSWMDQLIRRLLGIELKMKQYAEGSRFVRTVVEEAGMDAFNRVWTSPETLPNREEIANPRAWMERVLGGGSAS
- the dacB gene encoding D-alanyl-D-alanine carboxypeptidase/D-alanyl-D-alanine endopeptidase: MFRLARNEVTVRRERWLVIATLALLQIHAVVAASYVLGRDGGRAPAPIASPRPTPLVTAGPVLAAADDKAHLPAKGTLAAKLTSVMGTPGLGPSVAGIVMDARTGAVLFDGRSGKPMTPASTTKVVTAAAVLATVGPDARLVTKVVRDPAKNAIVLVGGGDPTLAGPGAGRRTGDAYPKPATLAQLAARTAAALKAANIRSVTLSYDASVFSGPATAPGWLPNYFTEGSVALISGLTMDEGRAEDGSLLPDPPRATATAFAGLLEKQGIKVAENIRPGRAAGGMAEIARVESPPVYALVERMLTLSDNVLAEALARHVAIKEGQPPTFTGAAKAIRAVLTRLKAEQGIELSDGSGLSRRNRITPAALARLLAIAVNQGDGSLHSLISGLPVAGFTGTLHDRYHRPRSAPGAGLVRAKTGTLNGVNTLAGITSTSSGRVLTFAFMADQVADPERAIAALDEMATIVSQS
- a CDS encoding inorganic diphosphatase: MEFDVVVEIPKGQRNKYEIDHKTGRIRLDRLLFTSTQYPADYGFIEDTLGEDGDPLDALVLLQEPTFPGCLIRCRAVGMFRMTDEKGRDDKVLCVPATDPRMEHIRDIHHVPEFERLEIQHFFEVYKDLEPGKSVEGANWVGRAEAEAEIAASFRRFQEQRQGA
- a CDS encoding NlpC/P60 family protein, with translation MADTRPSAKEIAKARQQVKKRADQLDNLKAEIAAARERQRESAAEAERLIEAYNGERVRLKEAQEKYEQAAARLRHAEAQYNAIREAVVAKATEGGGRLTLTPQLAALFAARGDANGFLERASVLAHIGGEQEATLRRLLDARRVYQILHSVAAQAYHEQLEAAERARSAKEAAQRAVDKQIQELERLKRREAELAKRLEAARSRVDRLKRARQQIKNRRTVRRNGLSIPSWAARLGSGRGGIAAQWALKQLGKPYVWAGAGPSGFDCSGLTMRAWQRAGVSLDHWTGSQWTSGQRVPLNKLRVGDLVFFGKNARDPRSIHHVGIYIGRGMMVHAPRTGDVVRISSIWRPDLVGATRPGSWKDVPRKKR